Proteins from a genomic interval of Salinarchaeum sp. Harcht-Bsk1:
- a CDS encoding Coenzyme F420 hydrogenase/dehydrogenase, beta subunit C-terminal domain produces MTNEATEEAKPTTGASERASGERSEPRAEQSEAPADAAPEIAEHPNEETEQLCHPAVPEVGENDDGHSVPRAEGIRTHRPASEHGTIPAEQIGPADPDGPVPAAPEDDHSHDHGHDHGDDGSEGRCGCGDTCGCSDDTGGQPAVAADGGATPSNVTPDGQLDLGEMTEPAEGVSQDIEHEDPPDERVGLPDGVDLDTPGYEIRDRMNDIETPDEKTWFMELDEAVIDEDRCIQCGTCVAACPSDSIGIGDDDLPELVKMCTGCSLCWDFCPRGGLRYERQWKLTGGDDNVKGAGDPITEFSATVQEDWRENAETAEPSRALAHDVRENAQDGGVVTSVLIHLLEAGEIHGALVATESEEAPWKAEAFLATTPEELIANAGSFYNQTMALGNVDFGQWEHKLPDVDPEDLSLALVGTPCEIEGIRALQDFEWDYAAHETGVRAIDYTIALMCTKNFNYERLLGELVEEERGIPIESIGKLDVLHGDLMVWDTDGEMVLQEEIEHFHDAALKGCDECADFTGFTADLTVGSVGSSDEYSSVIVRTEQGMKAWNLTKDDLDFHDLEDRSAIGKLQGWDKKQAFESLEREFDPDAPRFIDYTDHAEHYGTELNPHDAGH; encoded by the coding sequence ATGACTAACGAGGCAACCGAGGAGGCGAAGCCGACGACGGGCGCCTCGGAAAGAGCGAGCGGTGAGCGGAGCGAGCCGCGAGCCGAGCAATCAGAAGCACCTGCAGACGCCGCGCCAGAGATCGCAGAGCACCCTAACGAGGAGACCGAGCAGCTCTGTCATCCAGCGGTCCCCGAGGTCGGTGAGAACGATGACGGCCACTCCGTCCCGCGCGCCGAGGGCATCCGCACGCACCGCCCCGCCAGCGAGCACGGCACGATCCCGGCCGAACAGATCGGTCCGGCGGATCCGGACGGTCCGGTGCCCGCCGCGCCCGAAGACGATCACAGCCACGACCACGGGCACGATCACGGCGACGACGGCAGCGAGGGCAGGTGCGGCTGTGGCGATACCTGTGGCTGCTCGGACGATACCGGCGGACAGCCGGCCGTGGCCGCCGATGGAGGCGCCACCCCATCCAACGTCACGCCCGACGGTCAGCTCGACCTCGGCGAGATGACCGAGCCCGCGGAGGGCGTCAGCCAGGACATCGAGCACGAAGATCCCCCCGACGAGCGCGTCGGCCTCCCCGATGGCGTCGACCTCGACACCCCCGGCTACGAGATCCGCGACCGGATGAACGACATCGAGACGCCCGACGAGAAGACGTGGTTCATGGAGCTCGACGAGGCCGTCATCGACGAGGACCGCTGCATCCAGTGTGGGACCTGCGTCGCCGCCTGTCCCTCCGACTCCATCGGGATCGGCGATGACGACCTCCCCGAGCTCGTGAAGATGTGCACCGGCTGCTCGCTGTGCTGGGACTTCTGTCCCCGCGGCGGCCTGCGCTACGAACGCCAGTGGAAGCTCACCGGTGGGGATGACAACGTGAAGGGCGCCGGCGACCCGATCACCGAGTTCTCCGCGACGGTCCAGGAGGACTGGCGCGAGAACGCCGAGACGGCGGAGCCGTCTCGAGCTCTCGCTCACGACGTTCGCGAGAACGCCCAGGACGGCGGGGTCGTCACGTCCGTCCTGATTCACCTGCTGGAAGCGGGAGAAATCCACGGCGCACTCGTCGCTACTGAGTCCGAGGAAGCGCCCTGGAAGGCCGAGGCCTTTCTCGCGACGACGCCCGAGGAGTTGATCGCGAACGCGGGCAGCTTCTACAACCAGACGATGGCGCTGGGCAACGTCGATTTCGGCCAGTGGGAGCACAAGCTCCCCGACGTCGACCCCGAGGACCTCTCGCTGGCGCTCGTCGGCACGCCCTGCGAGATCGAGGGCATCCGCGCGCTGCAGGACTTCGAGTGGGACTACGCCGCCCACGAGACCGGCGTCCGGGCGATCGACTACACGATCGCGCTAATGTGCACGAAGAACTTCAACTACGAGCGGCTCCTCGGCGAGCTGGTCGAGGAGGAACGCGGGATTCCGATCGAGTCGATCGGCAAGCTCGACGTCCTCCACGGCGACCTGATGGTCTGGGACACCGACGGCGAGATGGTGCTCCAGGAGGAGATCGAGCACTTCCACGACGCCGCGCTGAAGGGCTGTGACGAGTGCGCGGACTTCACCGGCTTCACCGCCGACCTCACCGTCGGCTCCGTCGGCTCCTCGGATGAGTACTCCAGCGTCATCGTCCGGACCGAGCAGGGAATGAAGGCCTGGAACCTGACGAAGGACGATCTGGACTTCCACGACCTCGAGGACCGCTCCGCGATCGGCAAGCTCCAGGGCTGGGACAAGAAGCAGGCCTTCGAGTCGCTCGAACGCGAGTTCGACCCGGACGCCCCGCGCTTCATCGACTACACCGACCACGCCGAGCACTACGGGACGGAGCTGAACCCCCACGACGCGGGGCACTGA
- a CDS encoding FAD-dependent oxidoreductase — protein MSGTIDDVLVVGGGDIGLLTALGIQKQLPAVDVRVVDDFGTEVPQVGKSTYLDIQNILHGQLEIEEPEFIDEVKPIWKASVFFRDWCDTDAFHYPFDVSDTFKQPDTRNSSEHLVYYYDNLYDSDDHLTRCEQIVSQGKSPWYHEQNGDLSKYTKCAYHLNTARFNGYLRKLCRQRGVELVNDEITDVETTGSHVDAVHSGSDSYDADLFVDATGFNRILRSEQDEAEFRDFEFPLDSAFNVRIDRSLDDVIPATVVESGDYGWFWHIDTYDNRDLGYVFASEYVDDEDALEEFREYVDEVATADADPDPVGDVDDVDKYEFTSGYYERAWVDNCLAIGNAEGFVEPLQSTALTANASLAMQFAKLLSAHGRIADDDVRMAYNRAAERTWETIYDFIAVHYKYSYDDTEFWREMATREYSPRLDRIAEEFDRYGYDWQVERANEDGLQELSVFTVPDFYAMMRPLGASSVFYDTNDFTVSNDLVRELEQYYRRIRTQVQQQHLTVREFYEGVLNA, from the coding sequence ATGAGCGGGACAATCGATGACGTGCTCGTCGTCGGGGGCGGCGACATCGGGCTGTTGACGGCGCTGGGAATTCAGAAGCAGCTGCCCGCCGTCGACGTCCGGGTCGTGGACGACTTCGGGACCGAGGTGCCACAGGTCGGCAAGAGCACCTACCTCGACATCCAGAACATCCTCCACGGACAGCTAGAGATCGAGGAACCGGAGTTCATCGACGAGGTCAAGCCGATCTGGAAGGCGTCGGTCTTCTTCCGGGACTGGTGTGACACCGACGCGTTCCACTACCCCTTCGACGTCTCAGACACGTTCAAGCAGCCCGACACCCGCAACTCCTCCGAGCATCTCGTCTACTACTACGACAACCTCTACGACAGCGATGACCACCTGACCCGCTGTGAGCAGATCGTCAGCCAGGGCAAGTCCCCGTGGTACCACGAGCAGAACGGCGACCTGAGCAAGTACACCAAGTGCGCCTACCACCTCAACACCGCGCGGTTCAACGGCTACCTCCGGAAGCTCTGCCGGCAGCGCGGCGTCGAACTCGTGAACGACGAGATCACCGACGTCGAGACGACCGGCTCGCACGTCGACGCCGTCCACAGCGGGAGCGACTCCTACGACGCCGACCTGTTCGTCGACGCGACGGGGTTCAACCGGATCCTCCGGAGCGAGCAGGACGAGGCCGAGTTCCGCGACTTCGAGTTCCCGCTCGACTCGGCGTTCAACGTCCGGATCGACCGCTCGCTCGACGACGTGATCCCCGCGACCGTCGTCGAGTCGGGCGACTACGGCTGGTTCTGGCACATCGACACCTACGACAACCGCGACCTCGGCTACGTCTTCGCTTCCGAGTACGTCGACGACGAGGACGCTCTCGAGGAGTTCCGCGAGTACGTCGACGAGGTGGCGACCGCCGACGCCGACCCGGATCCCGTCGGCGACGTCGACGACGTCGACAAGTACGAGTTCACCTCGGGGTACTACGAGCGAGCGTGGGTCGACAACTGCCTCGCGATCGGGAACGCCGAGGGGTTCGTCGAGCCGCTGCAGTCGACGGCGCTCACCGCGAACGCGTCGCTGGCGATGCAGTTCGCGAAGCTTCTCTCCGCCCACGGCCGGATCGCCGACGACGACGTTCGGATGGCGTACAACCGCGCCGCCGAGCGCACGTGGGAGACCATCTACGACTTCATCGCGGTCCACTACAAGTACTCCTACGACGACACGGAGTTCTGGCGCGAGATGGCGACGCGGGAGTACAGCCCCCGACTCGACCGGATCGCCGAGGAGTTCGACCGCTACGGCTACGACTGGCAGGTCGAGCGCGCCAACGAGGACGGCCTCCAGGAGCTCTCCGTGTTCACAGTGCCGGACTTCTACGCAATGATGCGGCCGCTCGGTGCGAGCTCCGTGTTCTACGACACCAACGACTTCACCGTGAGCAACGACCTCGTGCGCGAACTCGAGCAGTACTACCGCCGGATCCGCACCCAGGTCCAGCAACAGCACCTCACCGTCCGCGAGTTCTACGAGGGCGTCCTGAACGCCTGA
- a CDS encoding DUF1059 domain-containing protein, translating to MATEFDCHQDAGFECDFHIVDENEDELVDFVQIHGRSAHDTTVEESDIREMLHT from the coding sequence ATGGCAACAGAGTTCGACTGCCATCAGGACGCAGGGTTCGAGTGTGACTTCCACATCGTCGACGAGAACGAGGACGAACTCGTGGACTTCGTGCAGATCCACGGCCGGAGCGCCCACGACACGACCGTCGAGGAGAGCGACATCCGCGAGATGCTCCACACCTGA
- a CDS encoding amino acid permease, producing the protein MSDGEGLPGHSHDDELARDLSVFDITMIGIGAMIGAGIFVLTGLAAGQAGPGLVMAFAFNGFITIFTGMVYAELGSAIPEAGGGYLWVREALGRSQAFLAGWMSWFAHAVAGSLYVLGFGAFVHLLLTDYFGIQLFQPIDLLFITFGPEKLFAVFAGALFAYINYRGAKETGLAGNIVTMVKVTVIVVLIAFGFGYILGNPGQSTERFRPFLPRDFGGVFIAMGLTFIAFEGYEIIVQSGEEVVNPKKAVPKAVFYSMSVVVTIYMLVAIVLIGAVSVTPELFSLAQEGAASGGHGATNLPPVPDDIADAAVWEILGHLGELGLARAAGQIMPYGTLVILVAGIFSTLSALNATTYSSTRVSFAMGRDHVLPDAFSAVHPEKKTPHIATALSGALIVFMAVALPIEAVAAATDVMFLLLFLQVNYAAIVIRREWGDQIDYGYVMPFFPYVPIIGILTKLALAVYLFNYSPLAWYGAIAWILVGVGIFFLYSRSRVRETEAKEETRLIAEERSPEERGYQVLVPIANPDHAEQLIRAGSAIARRQDGEVLLTSVATVPDQTPLSEGSRYADEQRELLDEAMQYAPEDVPVHQTVTIGHDIAKSINNVAYQRDSDLVLLGWRGQRKRMSDYALGSNIDTVVENAECDVAVLKTDGTTDSRRVLVPTAGGSNSDLAEMVAAAYVEAGSEVTLFHVATDRDVESAQSFLEQRQAALAESDIDVDITVEAGEDISEGILEYARNGDFDSIIVGAAGEGILRRVLFGEVPETVGAEFEGEVVMVRKHRPVQSAVKRLVGKWVGKGAKATNLGE; encoded by the coding sequence GTGAGTGACGGTGAAGGACTCCCGGGCCATAGCCACGACGACGAGCTTGCTCGGGACCTATCGGTGTTCGACATCACGATGATCGGCATCGGCGCGATGATTGGCGCTGGGATATTCGTCTTGACCGGTCTTGCAGCCGGTCAGGCCGGTCCCGGTCTCGTGATGGCCTTCGCGTTCAACGGCTTCATCACCATTTTCACCGGGATGGTGTACGCGGAGCTCGGGTCCGCCATCCCGGAAGCGGGTGGCGGCTATCTCTGGGTACGGGAAGCCCTGGGACGGTCTCAGGCGTTCCTCGCTGGCTGGATGTCGTGGTTCGCCCACGCTGTCGCAGGTTCACTGTACGTGCTCGGCTTCGGTGCGTTCGTGCATCTCCTGTTGACGGACTACTTCGGAATCCAGCTCTTCCAGCCGATTGATCTCCTGTTCATCACGTTCGGCCCCGAGAAGCTATTCGCAGTGTTTGCTGGCGCACTGTTCGCGTACATCAACTACCGTGGCGCGAAGGAGACCGGCCTCGCCGGGAACATCGTGACGATGGTCAAGGTCACGGTGATCGTCGTTCTTATCGCCTTCGGGTTCGGGTACATTTTGGGGAATCCGGGGCAATCCACCGAGCGGTTCCGCCCCTTCCTCCCCCGTGACTTCGGCGGGGTCTTCATCGCCATGGGGCTGACCTTCATCGCATTCGAGGGCTACGAGATCATCGTGCAGTCCGGCGAGGAAGTCGTCAATCCCAAGAAAGCGGTTCCGAAGGCAGTGTTCTACTCGATGTCCGTGGTGGTCACCATCTACATGCTGGTAGCGATCGTTCTCATCGGCGCCGTCTCTGTCACGCCGGAACTATTCTCGCTCGCACAGGAGGGTGCGGCCTCGGGGGGTCACGGTGCGACGAACCTGCCACCGGTTCCTGACGACATCGCGGACGCGGCGGTCTGGGAGATTCTCGGCCACCTCGGCGAACTGGGGCTCGCCCGGGCGGCCGGTCAGATTATGCCCTACGGGACGCTCGTCATTCTGGTCGCGGGTATCTTCTCGACGCTCTCTGCGCTCAACGCCACGACGTACTCCTCGACACGCGTCTCCTTCGCCATGGGGCGTGACCACGTCCTTCCGGACGCGTTCAGTGCGGTCCATCCCGAGAAGAAGACGCCACACATCGCGACGGCTCTTTCCGGCGCGCTCATCGTCTTCATGGCGGTCGCACTTCCCATCGAGGCAGTCGCTGCCGCGACTGACGTCATGTTCCTCCTGCTGTTCTTGCAGGTCAACTACGCTGCCATCGTGATCCGCCGTGAGTGGGGCGATCAAATCGACTACGGTTACGTGATGCCGTTCTTCCCGTACGTCCCCATCATCGGCATTCTGACCAAACTCGCGCTTGCAGTCTACCTGTTCAACTACAGTCCGCTCGCGTGGTACGGGGCAATCGCCTGGATTCTCGTCGGGGTCGGAATCTTCTTCCTCTACTCCCGGAGTCGCGTCCGTGAGACCGAAGCAAAAGAGGAGACCCGCCTTATCGCGGAAGAACGGTCTCCCGAAGAACGTGGGTATCAGGTTCTCGTTCCGATTGCGAACCCCGACCACGCCGAACAGCTGATTCGTGCGGGTAGTGCTATCGCTCGACGCCAGGATGGCGAAGTCCTGCTAACGAGCGTTGCGACCGTCCCTGATCAGACGCCGCTGTCGGAGGGGAGTCGGTACGCCGACGAACAGCGGGAGTTGCTCGACGAAGCGATGCAGTACGCGCCCGAGGACGTCCCGGTTCACCAGACCGTGACCATCGGCCACGACATCGCCAAAAGCATCAACAACGTCGCCTATCAGCGTGACAGCGACCTCGTGTTGCTCGGATGGCGTGGTCAGCGCAAACGGATGTCCGATTACGCGCTGGGGTCCAACATCGACACGGTCGTCGAGAACGCCGAGTGTGACGTCGCCGTGCTCAAGACGGACGGGACGACGGACTCGAGGCGCGTCCTCGTTCCGACTGCGGGGGGATCGAACTCCGATCTCGCCGAGATGGTCGCCGCCGCGTACGTGGAGGCTGGTAGCGAGGTCACACTGTTCCACGTGGCGACCGACCGCGACGTCGAGAGCGCGCAGTCGTTCCTCGAGCAGAGGCAGGCAGCACTCGCCGAGTCCGACATCGACGTCGACATCACCGTCGAAGCGGGCGAGGACATCTCGGAGGGAATCCTCGAATACGCGCGCAACGGCGACTTCGACTCGATCATCGTCGGTGCGGCGGGCGAGGGCATCCTTCGCCGCGTGTTATTCGGTGAAGTCCCCGAGACTGTGGGCGCCGAGTTCGAAGGGGAGGTCGTAATGGTACGGAAACATCGCCCGGTCCAGTCGGCCGTCAAACGACTGGTCGGGAAATGGGTCGGCAAGGGGGCAAAGGCGACGAACCTGGGTGAGTGA
- a CDS encoding signal recognition particle protein Srp54: protein MVLDDLGSSLRSTLDNLRGKGRISEEDVDEVVREIQRSLLQGDVDVALVQELSDSIKERSLEEEPPAGTSAREHVLRIVYEELVGLVGESTDLPLEDQTILLAGLQGSGKTTSAAKMAWWFQTKGLQPAVIQTDTFRPGAYDQGKEMASRAEVDFYGDPDGDDPVKIARDGLEETADADVHIVDTAGRHALEDDLIAEIEEIEAAVDPDRSLLVLDAAIGQGAKDQARQFDESIGIDGVVITKLDGTAKGGGALAAVDQTDSSIAFLGTGEGVKDVERFEPDGFISRLLGMGDLKQLAERVERAMEETGLEEDDDWDPEDMLEGQFTLRDMQKQMEAMNKMGPLDQVMDMIPGMGGGMMDQLPDDAMGVTEERMREFEVIMDSMTDGELENPRSVGQSRTERIARGSGTSEERVRELLQQHKMMEQTIKQFQGMGDADMQRMMKQMEGGGGPGGGMGGMGGGGPGGNPFGD, encoded by the coding sequence ATGGTACTCGACGATCTGGGGAGTTCCCTGCGGTCTACCCTCGACAATCTCCGGGGCAAGGGCCGGATCTCCGAGGAGGACGTCGACGAGGTCGTCCGGGAGATCCAGCGCTCGCTGCTCCAGGGCGACGTCGACGTCGCGCTCGTCCAGGAGCTATCGGACTCGATCAAGGAGCGGTCGCTGGAGGAGGAGCCGCCGGCCGGCACCTCCGCTCGCGAGCACGTGCTGCGCATCGTCTACGAGGAACTGGTGGGCCTCGTCGGCGAATCCACCGACCTCCCGCTGGAGGACCAGACGATCCTGCTGGCCGGCCTCCAGGGGTCGGGGAAGACGACGAGCGCCGCGAAGATGGCCTGGTGGTTCCAGACGAAGGGGCTCCAGCCCGCAGTCATCCAGACCGACACCTTCCGGCCCGGCGCCTACGACCAGGGGAAGGAGATGGCCTCCCGCGCGGAGGTCGACTTCTACGGCGACCCCGACGGCGACGACCCGGTCAAGATCGCCCGCGACGGCCTCGAAGAGACCGCTGATGCGGACGTCCACATCGTCGACACCGCCGGTCGCCACGCGCTCGAGGACGACCTGATCGCCGAGATCGAGGAGATCGAGGCGGCCGTCGATCCCGACCGCTCGCTGCTCGTGCTCGACGCGGCGATCGGACAGGGCGCGAAGGACCAGGCCAGGCAGTTCGACGAGTCGATCGGCATCGACGGCGTCGTGATCACGAAGCTCGACGGGACCGCGAAAGGTGGCGGTGCGCTAGCGGCCGTCGACCAGACCGACTCCTCGATCGCCTTCCTCGGGACCGGCGAGGGCGTGAAGGACGTCGAGCGCTTCGAGCCCGACGGCTTCATCTCCCGGCTGCTCGGGATGGGCGACCTCAAGCAGCTCGCCGAGCGCGTCGAGCGCGCGATGGAGGAGACCGGGCTCGAGGAGGACGACGACTGGGACCCCGAGGACATGCTCGAGGGGCAGTTCACCCTCCGGGACATGCAAAAGCAGATGGAGGCGATGAACAAGATGGGGCCGCTCGACCAGGTGATGGACATGATCCCCGGGATGGGCGGCGGGATGATGGACCAGCTTCCCGACGACGCGATGGGCGTCACCGAGGAGCGGATGCGCGAGTTCGAAGTCATCATGGACTCGATGACCGACGGCGAACTCGAGAACCCCCGGAGCGTCGGGCAGAGCCGCACCGAGCGCATCGCGCGGGGCTCGGGGACGAGCGAGGAGCGAGTCCGCGAACTGCTCCAGCAACACAAGATGATGGAGCAGACCATCAAGCAGTTCCAGGGCATGGGCGACGCCGACATGCAGCGGATGATGAAGCAGATGGAGGGCGGTGGCGGCCCCGGCGGCGGGATGGGCGGCATGGGCGGCGGTGGCCCTGGCGGCAACCCGTTCGGGGACTGA
- a CDS encoding DUF5305 domain-containing protein — translation MIENPRVRLALAEHGRRIALALAILGAVLLVLAIWTVVTPASETVRQPADSQTIETEVSHSAVVQSADSPWEQGTTLQDHPAYLLNASPTLDVAVRTDAPPGSTVVHDARLQLRVVRNGDVVWEETRALAAEEQTATNGTAISTAAIDVERLQAQRRDLQEQFAGVGTVQTRIVADARYETDTYEGTLSATGPLTVTNRAYWIDGDPSDSAARSRTVTVERTAPVDWGTVALFVVLGLLAVGGAAAAATYRVEADIDWLQQEVHRQRYDDWISDGNLPMGVGSEYVALDSLKDVVDVAIDTNQRVVYDDRRNVFAVISGEVVYYYSKDGDWNRVAWPQTQSDDSGPSFLEAFGMGDEDVPGAEATPPGDGGFGGGPDAGDGPGFASGGADAVPADAASDSSADESDDADATDADDAPEAVFGTDEDAADPPDDAGGDGSVGPAERPPEDRPFGGDDEE, via the coding sequence GTGATCGAGAACCCACGGGTGCGCCTGGCGCTGGCCGAACACGGCCGGCGCATCGCGCTGGCGCTGGCGATCCTGGGGGCGGTGCTCCTCGTCCTCGCGATCTGGACGGTCGTCACGCCGGCGTCGGAAACCGTCCGCCAGCCGGCGGACAGTCAGACGATCGAGACGGAAGTGAGTCACTCGGCAGTGGTGCAGTCGGCGGACTCGCCGTGGGAGCAGGGAACGACGCTGCAGGACCATCCGGCGTACCTCCTGAACGCGTCGCCGACGCTCGACGTGGCGGTGCGGACCGACGCGCCGCCGGGATCGACGGTGGTCCACGACGCGCGTCTCCAGTTGCGGGTCGTTCGAAACGGCGACGTCGTCTGGGAAGAGACCCGCGCGCTGGCCGCCGAGGAGCAGACGGCGACCAACGGCACGGCGATCTCGACCGCCGCAATCGACGTCGAGCGGCTGCAGGCCCAGCGCCGCGACCTCCAGGAGCAGTTCGCGGGCGTCGGGACGGTCCAGACGCGGATCGTCGCGGACGCACGCTACGAGACGGATACCTACGAGGGCACGCTGAGCGCGACGGGGCCGCTGACGGTCACGAACCGTGCGTACTGGATCGACGGCGACCCGAGCGATAGCGCGGCCCGGAGCCGGACCGTCACCGTCGAGCGCACCGCCCCTGTCGACTGGGGCACGGTTGCGCTGTTCGTCGTGCTCGGGCTCCTCGCCGTCGGCGGCGCCGCGGCAGCAGCGACGTACCGCGTCGAAGCGGACATCGACTGGCTACAGCAGGAGGTCCACCGCCAGCGCTACGACGACTGGATCTCCGACGGCAACCTCCCGATGGGCGTCGGCAGCGAGTACGTCGCGCTCGACTCGCTGAAGGACGTCGTCGACGTCGCGATCGACACGAACCAGCGGGTCGTCTACGACGACCGCCGGAACGTCTTCGCGGTGATCAGCGGCGAGGTCGTCTACTACTACAGCAAAGACGGCGACTGGAACCGCGTCGCGTGGCCCCAGACCCAATCCGACGACAGCGGGCCGTCCTTCCTCGAGGCGTTCGGGATGGGCGACGAGGACGTCCCGGGGGCCGAAGCGACCCCGCCCGGCGACGGCGGGTTCGGTGGGGGTCCCGACGCGGGGGATGGCCCAGGATTCGCCAGCGGCGGTGCGGACGCTGTTCCCGCCGACGCTGCCAGCGATTCGAGTGCCGATGAGTCCGACGACGCCGACGCGACCGACGCGGACGACGCTCCCGAGGCGGTGTTCGGAACCGACGAGGACGCGGCCGACCCACCGGACGACGCCGGCGGCGACGGATCGGTCGGCCCGGCGGAACGCCCGCCGGAGGATCGGCCGTTCGGTGGCGACGACGAAGAGTGA
- a CDS encoding AAA family ATPase: protein MDEGYSLEDVQEKLEILHEVPNRVVQAVENAANQEVLEFLVRDQKLDIHHEGERGVGPIRRAVLESDKATPSLKRDVITRGDDTPPEVLVPDDVLRNAKTALRTGKPVVLYGPTGTGKTTFAKQLALNHCTGYSLHTATPSWTAKDIIGGIGPQLTGSSGRRSLNYHTELGAVSDGVKRARDFDISYAVILDEITRADISQIFGPLYTAIENRNQTLIETDDGEPIELDEDVSIICTMNMSDRTVNELDNAITRRFAMVELDEYEDDDRESLFTGWIEEELGDIPLVDSGDLLDLFEADYQGINHGSEQASRGRIMRFGPMHYRDVTVFLREALQDEELYMDEPEEAVGQAFQTFIVPRLLNSAAFPQIEQIEQHYRYLDKEFDDFDLSPAVELAGRELEAEQRQMGSYE from the coding sequence ATGGATGAGGGCTATTCACTTGAGGACGTCCAGGAAAAACTCGAGATCCTCCATGAAGTCCCGAACCGGGTCGTTCAAGCAGTCGAAAACGCGGCCAATCAAGAGGTTCTCGAGTTTCTCGTTCGTGACCAAAAGCTAGATATCCACCACGAGGGGGAGCGAGGGGTCGGTCCGATCCGACGGGCAGTACTCGAGTCCGACAAAGCCACTCCCTCGCTGAAACGCGACGTGATCACCCGCGGAGACGATACTCCCCCTGAAGTACTGGTCCCGGACGACGTCCTGCGCAACGCGAAGACTGCGCTTCGAACTGGGAAGCCCGTGGTCCTATACGGCCCGACCGGGACCGGTAAGACCACGTTCGCCAAGCAACTCGCACTCAATCACTGCACCGGCTATTCTCTCCACACCGCGACCCCGTCATGGACGGCGAAGGACATCATCGGGGGCATCGGTCCCCAGCTCACGGGTTCTTCAGGCCGACGTTCATTGAACTATCACACTGAACTCGGCGCAGTTTCGGACGGTGTCAAGCGCGCTCGTGATTTCGATATTTCCTATGCCGTCATCCTCGACGAGATCACCCGAGCAGACATCTCGCAAATCTTCGGTCCGCTCTATACTGCCATCGAAAACCGGAATCAGACGTTGATCGAGACTGATGATGGCGAACCGATCGAACTCGACGAGGACGTCTCCATCATCTGCACGATGAACATGTCGGACCGGACCGTCAACGAACTCGACAACGCAATCACTCGTCGGTTCGCGATGGTCGAACTCGACGAGTACGAGGACGACGACCGAGAGTCACTCTTCACGGGATGGATCGAGGAAGAGCTCGGAGACATCCCGCTTGTCGATTCTGGGGATTTGCTCGATCTGTTCGAGGCCGATTACCAGGGCATCAATCACGGGAGCGAGCAAGCGTCTCGGGGCAGAATCATGCGGTTCGGGCCGATGCACTACCGAGACGTGACGGTGTTCCTCCGCGAGGCGCTCCAAGACGAGGAGCTCTACATGGACGAACCCGAGGAAGCAGTCGGACAAGCCTTTCAGACGTTTATCGTTCCACGTCTGCTCAACTCCGCCGCATTCCCTCAGATCGAGCAGATCGAACAACACTACCGATACCTCGATAAGGAGTTCGACGACTTCGACCTCTCACCGGCCGTTGAGCTGGCGGGTCGAGAGCTCGAAGCCGAGCAGCGCCAGATGGGCTCGTACGAGTGA